One Microtus pennsylvanicus isolate mMicPen1 chromosome 3, mMicPen1.hap1, whole genome shotgun sequence DNA window includes the following coding sequences:
- the Trmo gene encoding tRNA (adenine(37)-N6)-methyltransferase isoform X2 translates to MFGGTVFLSGIDMIHGTPVLDIKPYIADYDTPQNLEPLEDLNVQHNHHKPRAASQSDGTADSCDQRLLPGCENALHCLSAEEKLKCLEDRIPEDTSQKPRDGTETLHTLPGDRERTVGVALESSRSAGMDVAEEQCGPQDLKNFLDKGTDRSRNIDRAVVLQGNNAETQWASFHARTADRAPCSVVPAWVKEAPAASLQVRFTPHAEMDLRKLSSGDAGQMSFKYFQSAEEARRAIEAVLSADPRSVYRRKLCQDRLFFFTVDTAHVTCWFGQGFAEVLQIKLASEPVEMTDPEESLVALGS, encoded by the exons GTGGCACTGTATTCCTGTCTGGAATTGACATGATACACGGCACACCCGTTTTAGACATAAAGCCCTACATTGCTGACTATGACACACCACAGAACTTGGAGCCTCTGGAGGACTTGAATGTGCAGCATAACCACCATAAGCCTAGGGCCGCATCTCAGTCTGATGGCACAGCTGACAGTTGTGACCAGCGGCTGCTCCCAGGGTGTGAGAATGCACTGCACTGCCTTAGCGCTGAGGAGAAACTGAAGTGCCTTGAAGACAGGATCCCAGAAGACACCTCCCAGAAGCCCAGAGATGGCACAGAAACCCTGCACACTTtgcctggggacagagagagaacgGTGGGTGTGGCGCTGGAATCAAGCAGAAGTGCCGGTATGGATGTGGCTGAAGAGCAGTGTGGCCCACAGGATCTGAAGAACTTTCTGGACAAAGGCACAGATAGGTCAAGGAACATAGACCGTGCCGTGGTCCTGCAGGGGAACAATGCAGAGACACAGTGGGCTTCCTTCCATGCCAGGACAGCTGACAGAGCACCCTGCAGTGTCGTCCCTGCCTGGGTGAAGGAGGCCCCTGCAGCCTCGTTACAAGTCCGGTTTACTCCTCATGCGGAGATGGATCTGAGGAAGCTCAGTTCAGGAG ATGCGGGTCAGATGTCATTTAAATACTTCCAGTCTGCAGAGGAAGCCAGGCGTGCCATCGAGGCTGTGCTGTCGGCAGACCCCCGGTCTGTGTATCGGCGGAAGCTCTGCCAGGACCGCCTTTTCTTCTTCACTGTTGACACAGCTCATGTCACCTGCTGGTTTGGCCAGGGCTTTGCCGAAGTTCTGCAGATTAAACTGGCTTCTGAGCCTGTTGAGATGACTGACCCTGAGGAGTCCTTGGTGGCCCTGGGGTCTTGA